A segment of the Anaerolineae bacterium genome:
TATCGCTCCAATCGGTAATACGGTGCATGCACGTATTCAATGCTGATCAGCACCGGTTTTTGTTCTTCTTTTTTGATGATTTTCTTGACCATCAATTCGTAGATCTTCATTTTGAGGCCAAGGTCTTTCAACGCCCCAACATAAACCGTCCATCCACGCGGATCACGCCAGCCAAGGCCGCGTTCACCATCGTAGAAAAGAGTCGCACCATCCGGTATCATTGCGCTGACGGACAGAATGCCCGAAACCAGCTCAATTGGTAGCAGAGGCTCACCCAATTCACTTTGCAACTCAGGCTGGATGGACTGGGGGAAATTGTCGGCTTCGATGACCAGTTTGGGTACATTGACCCCTTCGCCACGCACCGGAAACGCATATCCCTCTGCATCGACCAGGAGTGTCCGCTCGTCTTGTTTCCATACCAGAATTGGTTTGCGTTCGTCCACGCGAAGGATGACCTTATTGGGGAAGCGCAGGCTTACTTCGACGTTCCGAAATTCCGGAAATTGGGTGATAAGCTGCTCGCGGAGCGTTTGAGGATCGACCGTAAAGATCGGATCATCTTCCAGATTCAACTCGATCAAAACTTCTTTGGCACTGATGCGCTGCAATCCCTGAATATCCACGCTATTTACCCTGAACAGCGGCGCCGTCCAGAGCAAGTATGACATGGTAAGCAATGCCAGGCTCAGGATGGCTGATGCCAATCGCCAACCCACCTGAATGCGAGGGAGACTCGGCAAACGGATTTCAGCACCCTGGACGCCGAGCGGCACATCTACCCGCCGACCCGTCTTAACGCTGCGGCGCGGGGTTGCCATGGGCAACCCTGCGATCTGACCTCGCATCAAGACTGGAACGCGGCGAGCTTCTATTTCCGCGATTTTTTTCCGTCCCATTGCCGAACTATGCAAGCGCGCTTTATTGCGCTCTTTGCCCGTCCAGGGATTTACGGGTAGTGAAGAGGTCTTAGAGAAGGTCGGTGGGGACGTTGGTCTGGCTTTCACTTTCCTTTACTCTCTCTTTGATAACGATACAGATTCCTGGCTTTTTCTGCTTTCCGGGCCAGGGCTAACTCGATCAGGCGATCGACCAACTCTGGATAGCTGACTCCAACTGCATTCCAGAGTTTTGGATACATACTGATGCGGGTGAACCCAGGGATGGTATTAATTTCATTCACAAACAATTCGCCGCTGTTTTTGTCCAATAACATATCCACCCGAGCCATTCCAGCGCCGTCAATGGCTTTGAAAGTGCGGATGGCCAGAGAGCGAGCGTATTCGGTTAGCTGAGGCTCTAATGGAGCTGGAATAAGCAATTGAGAGCGGTCATCGTGATATTTTGCATCATAGGAGTAAAATTCAGCGGCTGGAATGATCTCGCCCGGGATAGAAGCTTCAACCTCCTCATTACCCAACACGCTCACCTCGATTTCACGAGCGTTGACCCCGCGCTCGACCAGAATTCGACGGTCATAACGACAGGCGTCTTTTAATCCAGTAATCAACTCCTGGCGATTGTGGCATTTACTCACCCCAACCGAGGAGCCAAGGTTGGCGGGCTTTACAAAAAGTGGATAAGGAGCAATGCTTTCGCTTTTGGTGATTATCTCATCGAGATTGTTTTCTACTTCTTGTCGAGTGAAGACTATCCAATCGACTACCGGGATATTGTGAGCCCTCATTACATCCTTAAAAATTCCTTTATCCATGCCCACTGCTGAAGCGACTACCCCGGAACCAACATAGGCAACATTTGCCATTTCAAGTAATCCCTGGATGGTGCCATCTTCGCCGAAAGTGCCATGCAGGACGGGAAAGACGACATCAACCGAACTCAGATGGCTTAAGAGCTCATGGGATGGTTGCCGGTTCAACAGGTAGATGCCGTTGCGGGTCGGATCCGGCAGCAGAGTGGCAGGAGTGCAGGAGGTTAAATCACCCGCACTCAATGCGTCAAGTACATTTTCACCGTAATACCATTGACCTTCATGAGTGATGCCGATTTGAATGACTTCATATCGTTGGGGGTCTAAGGCGGAAAGAATCGAGCGGGCGGATAAGAGAGAGATCTCATGTTCTCCGGAAACACCGCCAAACAAAACAGCTACTTTTAATTTTTGATTTCGATCACTCATTTTCAACCTCAAGAGATGGATTGCCTGCGTTTTGAGGCGCAAACTCTGGAAAAATGCCCAGCGGTTGGATCTCAAGTTCCAACTCGATGCCGAATTTGGCAACGACAGCCTGACGCGCCAACTGGATCAACTGCCAGACGTTATTGGCTGAAGCATTGCCCAGATTGATAAAGAAATTTGCATGTAAGGGACTGATCATGGCATCGCCAACGGTCAATCCTTTCAATCCGGCTGCTTCTATAAGCCGCCCGGCAAAATCGCCCGGAGGGTTCTTGAACATTGAACCCAGGCTGGCGCCTGGCGGTTGGGTTTTGCGTCGGCGCTGATTAAACTCGTCCATCTTCGTCTTTATTTTTATTGGATCACTACGCTCAAGTCGCAGGAGAGCCGATAAGACGATCGCCTGGTTGGGATGAGTTTTCAGGCGACTTGATCGATAGCGATATTCCATCTCTGCCACCGTCCATTGCTCTTGAGCAGGGCGAACTTGATGATTTTCCCATTTGCGATGCAAGATTGTGACCATGACCAGATTGCCAGCCATATCACCGTCGAAAGCGCCGGCGTTGTTGACAATGGCGCCACCTAATGTGCCCGGGATGCCACAAGCCCACTCTAATCCACTCAAACCGTGTTCTGCAGCCTGTCGGGCGAGGTGACTGAGGTTTACCCCGGCGTCTGCCCAGACGATTGCCGGCTCATCGTTCATGTCAAAACGAACCCGGGCGCGTCCTCGGGCGCGATTGATGATCACCAAACCGGGTAATCCTTCATCGCTGATCAGGACATTGGAGCCGCCGCCCAAGAGAGTGTAGGGAATATCATTTTTCCAAATCAGGCTGATCAGTTGTTTTAGTTTGGCAGAAGAATTGACCTCGATCAAGAATTCGGCTTTACCTCCGATGCGCGCCGCCGTATAGCGGGCAAGAGGGATTTGCTTGTGAAGCTCAAGCCCAAGTTGATGGGCAATTTCTTCCAATTGCTTTGCGTAGACAGAAGGTTTTGCAAAATCTGGAGATAGCGCTTTCATGCAACATCCTCCAGCGATTGCTCCAGTGAATTTAACAGGCGGTGGCTGAGTTGATCCGCGTCGCCGGCGGAAAGGATGACGACCACCTGGTTTGGCGCAAGCTCCTCCAGAAGAAATTGCTCGGCTGCCTCGAGTTTTGGGATGAAAAAGCTGCGCGTCGATTGGATTTCGGTTGCCAGCTTTGCCATTGAGAAACCAGGCGGGGTTTGCTCGCGGGCACCATAGACATCGAGAACGACAACAGCGTCAGCCTCCTGAAAGGCATTACAAAAATCTTCCCAGAGGGTGAGGGTGCGTGAATAGGTGTGGGGTTGCCAGACTGCCCAAAGGAATTGGTTGGGAAAACGATCACGGGCAGCTGAGAGGGTGGCTTTGATCTCGCTCGGATGGTGCGCATAGTCGTCAACGATGGTTACTCCCTGGATCGTCCCCCGTATCTGAAAGCGGCGTGCAGACCCGTGAAACGCTCCCAGAATGCCAGCAACGTCTTTAATGGGTAAGTCCAATTGGTGGCACAACGCAATAACTGCCAGAGCGTTGCGTACGTTATGAATGCCTGGAACGGCTAATTCGACCTGCGCCAGCGGCTGTCCGTTCCAGTTAACCTGGAAAGAGTAGGCGCCGTAATCGTTCCTGGTGATTTGATCAGCCAGATAGGCTGCCAGGGAGGCAACGGGTGAAGATTTCAGAGCATATCCAAACCAGATTGGGTGCTCCCTCAGGTGCTTTACCAGGCGTTGTACTCCCTCATCTTCCACACAAGTGATTAATGCCCCGCCAGGTTGAATTTGGGCGACAAACTGTTCAAAGGCAGCCTGGAATTGTTGTGGGGTAGGATAACAATCGGGATGATCGTATTCGATATTGGTCAGGATGGCATATTGAGGGTGCAACCCTAGAAACATTCCGTCATACTCATCTGCTTCGATGACGAAATAGCTTCCCTGCCCGGCATGGGCATTGCGCTGCAGGTCGAGGGATATGCCTCCGATAACATACGAAGGATCTAATCCCAGGCTGGTCAGAACCCAGGCGGTCATTGCGGTGGTGGTCGTTTTACCATGCGTGCCGGCGATTGCAATGGCTTTCTGGTCGCCAATCAGATGTGGGAGAAACTCGACTCGTTTTAAGATCGGGATGCCGGCTGCCCGGGCGGTTTGTACTTCAATATTCTCCTCCACAACTGCGGAAGAGCGGATAACAAGCTGGGCGCCAAGCACGTTTTCGGGCTGATGCCCCACGTTGACTTGAATGCCTGCCTGTACAAGCTCCTGGATCACGGGCGACCAGGCGCGATCAGACCCACTCACCTCAAACCCTCGTTCATGCAGAACACGGGCGATGGCGGAAAGACCACTGCCAGCTATGCCGATAAGATGAATACGAGCACCCGATTTCAGCATCAGATAAACACCACCAGAACAAAGAGTGCAAACAGGATCACTGCAAAAAAGATGGTCGGGATGCCCAACCAGCGCGGTGGTAACAACGGTAATAAATCCTGAGCAGCTTCATAGCCGGGGAAGTCGGCTTTTGGAGGCAGAATTACCTTTGGGAAGGGATAATTTGACTGCTCGAGGAAATACCAGATACTCCCGATGATTAAGAATCCGTTCAACAAGCCCAAAACAAAACCCAGAAGAATGTCGGATAACTTATCGCGAGCGAATTTGCCACCGCTTAGCTTGGGTATGTTGGGAGTCTGGTAGCCAAAGAAGACCAACAAAAGCACGGCAATCGTGCGCGTCCAGAAAACGGGAGAGCCGTTTTTAGCGTCTAAAAAAGTTCGGACGGGGGGGACATAACGTTCCAGCACCGCCAGGATGAAAAGCGCCAGGATTGCACTAAAGGTCACCAGCACTTCCTTTGCCCAGCCGCGCATGGCGCCGATGACTCCAAAAATGATCACCAAAAGCCAGAAGGCTGCAGCTAAACTGATCATGTTCGACCTCTACTTTCCATTGCAGCCCGCAAGATACTCTCGGCGATGGTGTAAGCCGCAAAGGGTTGAGCAAGGCTTTGTAGAGAAGTTCGCATCTCGGCGAGCATGGAGGGGTTACCGAGCAGGTTTTGAATTTCGGGCAACAATTTTGTGGATAGCTCACGATCGGCAAGGATGCGTGCGGCTCGTTTTTTGGCTAAGTATTCTGCGTTGACTTGTTGGTATCGCCAGGCATAAGGATAGGGGATCAGAATGGCGGGTAAACGAAAGTGAGGCATTTCGCCGAGCACCGATGCGCCAGCTCGACAGACTGCCAGATCTGCGGCAGCGAAGGCAGCGCTCATCTCCTCGTGTAGATAGGGAAAAGCTCGATAGCGCTCGAATTGTTCTGCGGGCAGTTGGGTTGCCAGTTGAGATTGATAGCGTTGTACCTCTTCCCAATCCAGGTGACCGCTGATATGGATAACCTGGGTGAAATGCAAAAGCTGGGGCAAGATCGCCATCAAGGCGCGATTGATGGAGCGGGCGCCTTTGCTACCACCAAAAACGAGCAGGATGGGAAATTGAGGGTCAAGCCGGAAAACCTGGCTGGCTTTTTGTTTACGTTGCGGGTCAGTTGCCCATTGAACATGTTCGCTTCGAACAGGATACCCGCTCACATTCACCGCAGCGGTGGGGGAGAAATACTGGCGGCTTTCTTCGGTGGTCACGTTGATCCTGTCGGCGATAGGAGAAATGACTTTGAGAGCGAATGCCGGTTCTATATCGGGAACATACAGCACAATTTTGGGTCTTCTGGTTTTAGGAACCCCATAACGGGCAGCAACTGCCATGGGAAAAGCCAGATAGCCGCCGGTGAGCAGGATCGCTTGCGGTTGAAAACGGTTCAGGATCGTTCGAGAAGCAAGGATACCACGCCCGATCTGAACCAGGTTTGTAGGCAGGCGTTTCCAACCCACTCCATGTAAACCGGCAGCCGGAATTTCCTGATAGGGGATGCCCATGCGGCGGATGATCGGTGCCTCCATACCCCCAATTCCACCGATCCACAGGGTGGAGATCTGATCAGCCGCAGGAAACTGGAATCCGGTTCTCATCTGATAGGCTTCCCGTAAAGGATTATCCTCGGTCTTTAATGCTTGAAACACGGCGAGGGCGGGATACACGCCGCCGCCGGTCCCACCGGCGCAAATCAACCATCTTACTGAAGAGATCAT
Coding sequences within it:
- a CDS encoding UDP-N-acetylenolpyruvoylglucosamine reductase; translated protein: MKALSPDFAKPSVYAKQLEEIAHQLGLELHKQIPLARYTAARIGGKAEFLIEVNSSAKLKQLISLIWKNDIPYTLLGGGSNVLISDEGLPGLVIINRARGRARVRFDMNDEPAIVWADAGVNLSHLARQAAEHGLSGLEWACGIPGTLGGAIVNNAGAFDGDMAGNLVMVTILHRKWENHQVRPAQEQWTVAEMEYRYRSSRLKTHPNQAIVLSALLRLERSDPIKIKTKMDEFNQRRRKTQPPGASLGSMFKNPPGDFAGRLIEAAGLKGLTVGDAMISPLHANFFINLGNASANNVWQLIQLARQAVVAKFGIELELEIQPLGIFPEFAPQNAGNPSLEVENE
- a CDS encoding UDP-N-acetylmuramate--alanine ligase codes for the protein MLKSGARIHLIGIAGSGLSAIARVLHERGFEVSGSDRAWSPVIQELVQAGIQVNVGHQPENVLGAQLVIRSSAVVEENIEVQTARAAGIPILKRVEFLPHLIGDQKAIAIAGTHGKTTTTAMTAWVLTSLGLDPSYVIGGISLDLQRNAHAGQGSYFVIEADEYDGMFLGLHPQYAILTNIEYDHPDCYPTPQQFQAAFEQFVAQIQPGGALITCVEDEGVQRLVKHLREHPIWFGYALKSSPVASLAAYLADQITRNDYGAYSFQVNWNGQPLAQVELAVPGIHNVRNALAVIALCHQLDLPIKDVAGILGAFHGSARRFQIRGTIQGVTIVDDYAHHPSEIKATLSAARDRFPNQFLWAVWQPHTYSRTLTLWEDFCNAFQEADAVVVLDVYGAREQTPPGFSMAKLATEIQSTRSFFIPKLEAAEQFLLEELAPNQVVVILSAGDADQLSHRLLNSLEQSLEDVA
- a CDS encoding UDP-N-acetylglucosamine--N-acetylmuramyl-(pentapeptide) pyrophosphoryl-undecaprenol N-acetylglucosamine transferase, producing MYPALAVFQALKTEDNPLREAYQMRTGFQFPAADQISTLWIGGIGGMEAPIIRRMGIPYQEIPAAGLHGVGWKRLPTNLVQIGRGILASRTILNRFQPQAILLTGGYLAFPMAVAARYGVPKTRRPKIVLYVPDIEPAFALKVISPIADRINVTTEESRQYFSPTAAVNVSGYPVRSEHVQWATDPQRKQKASQVFRLDPQFPILLVFGGSKGARSINRALMAILPQLLHFTQVIHISGHLDWEEVQRYQSQLATQLPAEQFERYRAFPYLHEEMSAAFAAADLAVCRAGASVLGEMPHFRLPAILIPYPYAWRYQQVNAEYLAKKRAARILADRELSTKLLPEIQNLLGNPSMLAEMRTSLQSLAQPFAAYTIAESILRAAMESRGRT
- a CDS encoding Cell division protein FtsQ, with protein sequence MGRKKIAEIEARRVPVLMRGQIAGLPMATPRRSVKTGRRVDVPLGVQGAEIRLPSLPRIQVGWRLASAILSLALLTMSYLLWTAPLFRVNSVDIQGLQRISAKEVLIELNLEDDPIFTVDPQTLREQLITQFPEFRNVEVSLRFPNKVILRVDERKPILVWKQDERTLLVDAEGYAFPVRGEGVNVPKLVIEADNFPQSIQPELQSELGEPLLPIELVSGILSVSAMIPDGATLFYDGERGLGWRDPRGWTVYVGALKDLGLKMKIYELMVKKIIKKEEQKPVLISIEYVHAPYYRLER
- a CDS encoding D-alanine--D-alanine ligase: MSDRNQKLKVAVLFGGVSGEHEISLLSARSILSALDPQRYEVIQIGITHEGQWYYGENVLDALSAGDLTSCTPATLLPDPTRNGIYLLNRQPSHELLSHLSSVDVVFPVLHGTFGEDGTIQGLLEMANVAYVGSGVVASAVGMDKGIFKDVMRAHNIPVVDWIVFTRQEVENNLDEIITKSESIAPYPLFVKPANLGSSVGVSKCHNRQELITGLKDACRYDRRILVERGVNAREIEVSVLGNEEVEASIPGEIIPAAEFYSYDAKYHDDRSQLLIPAPLEPQLTEYARSLAIRTFKAIDGAGMARVDMLLDKNSGELFVNEINTIPGFTRISMYPKLWNAVGVSYPELVDRLIELALARKAEKARNLYRYQRESKGK